A stretch of the Mycolicibacterium celeriflavum genome encodes the following:
- a CDS encoding TetR/AcrR family transcriptional regulator gives MPAETLSAKGRQTREAIEQAARKLFAERGFHGTTLGDITSAAGKSPAAFYRYFADKEDLLAALAESFLHDMVAPSGSSLELPGSPDDDAFFRTVVTGYWNMFKQNIGIMIAVAQLAATQPRFAAVQNEFRRFGMDIVAASVRRAQEQGYAGELNPEHTAAAIALLFENFTTVFVGTSGLGVEITDEDAVATLSRIWKKTLYGF, from the coding sequence TTGCCCGCCGAGACGCTCAGCGCCAAGGGCCGCCAGACTCGGGAAGCGATCGAGCAGGCGGCGCGGAAGCTGTTCGCCGAACGCGGGTTCCACGGCACGACGCTCGGCGATATCACCTCGGCGGCCGGGAAGTCGCCGGCGGCCTTCTACCGCTACTTCGCCGATAAGGAGGATCTGCTGGCGGCGCTGGCGGAGTCGTTCCTGCACGACATGGTGGCGCCCTCGGGGTCCAGCCTCGAGTTGCCCGGGTCGCCGGACGACGACGCGTTCTTCCGCACGGTGGTCACCGGCTACTGGAACATGTTCAAACAGAACATCGGCATCATGATCGCCGTCGCACAGCTCGCGGCTACCCAACCGCGATTCGCCGCCGTGCAGAACGAGTTCCGTCGCTTCGGGATGGACATCGTCGCCGCATCCGTGCGCCGAGCCCAGGAGCAGGGCTACGCCGGCGAACTCAACCCCGAACACACCGCGGCGGCGATCGCCTTGCTGTTCGAGAACTTCACCACGGTCTTCGTCGGCACCTCCGGCCTAGGGGTCGAGATCACCGACGAGGACGCCGTCGCGACGCTGTCGAGGATCTGGAAGAAGACGCTTTATGGCTTCTAG
- a CDS encoding acyl-CoA dehydrogenase family protein codes for MDFALPDHLPGLLAEMDAFIEAEIKPLERDHIQYFDKRREHARTDWDNGGIPRREWEDLLGEMRRRADKAGWLRYGLPSQFGGRDGSNIDMAVIREHLAHKGLGLHNDLQDESSIVGNFPQVIMMDRFGTETQKAEWTEALITGERSMAFGLTEPNHGSDATWLETVAVRDGDEWVINGAKRFNTGVHRATHDLVFARTSGEPGQARGITAFLVPTDAPGFTVPYYWWTFNMPTDHGEVELKDVRVPADAVLGELDRGLEVGQTFLHENRIRQAASSLGAAQYCIDRAVAYANDRSVFGKALSVNQAVQWPLVELQTEAQMVRLLVYYAATELDRNHHMEVSDKVSMANYRANRLVCEAADRAMQVFGGVGYSRHEPFEHIYRHHRRYRITEGAEEIQIRRVAQRLFGFGRK; via the coding sequence GTGGATTTCGCTCTTCCCGATCATCTGCCCGGCCTCCTCGCCGAGATGGACGCTTTCATCGAGGCCGAGATCAAACCGCTCGAACGCGACCACATCCAGTATTTCGACAAGCGCCGCGAACACGCCCGCACCGACTGGGACAACGGCGGCATCCCGCGGCGGGAGTGGGAGGACCTGCTCGGCGAAATGCGACGACGCGCGGACAAGGCGGGGTGGCTGCGCTACGGACTGCCGTCACAGTTCGGCGGCCGCGACGGCAGCAACATCGACATGGCGGTCATCCGGGAACATCTGGCACACAAGGGACTCGGACTGCACAACGACCTGCAGGACGAGTCGTCGATCGTCGGGAACTTCCCTCAGGTCATCATGATGGACCGGTTCGGCACCGAGACGCAGAAGGCCGAGTGGACCGAAGCGCTGATCACCGGTGAACGGTCGATGGCGTTCGGCCTCACCGAACCCAACCACGGTTCGGACGCCACCTGGCTGGAGACCGTCGCAGTGCGCGACGGTGACGAATGGGTCATCAACGGCGCCAAGCGGTTCAACACCGGCGTCCACCGCGCCACCCACGACCTGGTGTTCGCCCGCACTTCCGGCGAACCCGGTCAGGCCCGCGGCATCACCGCGTTCCTGGTGCCCACGGACGCCCCCGGCTTCACCGTGCCGTACTACTGGTGGACGTTCAACATGCCGACCGATCACGGCGAGGTGGAGTTGAAGGATGTCCGGGTGCCCGCAGACGCGGTGCTCGGTGAGCTCGACCGCGGGCTCGAGGTCGGCCAGACCTTCCTGCACGAGAACAGAATCCGGCAGGCCGCCAGCAGCCTGGGCGCAGCCCAGTACTGCATCGACCGTGCGGTCGCGTACGCCAACGACCGCAGCGTCTTCGGCAAGGCGCTGTCGGTCAACCAGGCCGTTCAGTGGCCACTGGTCGAACTGCAGACCGAGGCGCAGATGGTCCGGCTCCTGGTGTACTACGCGGCCACCGAGCTCGACCGCAACCACCACATGGAGGTCTCGGACAAGGTGTCGATGGCCAATTACCGCGCCAATCGGTTGGTGTGTGAGGCCGCCGACCGCGCAATGCAGGTGTTCGGCGGGGTCGGCTACAGCCGCCACGAGCCGTTCGAGCACATCTACCGCCACCACCGCCGCTACCGCATCACCGAGGGCGCCGAGGAGATTCAGATCCGGCGGGTCGCGCAGCGGCTGTTCGGGTTCGGACGCAAGTGA
- a CDS encoding phosphotransferase family protein, whose translation MKDRLEAVLRPVVGDDVAVENLRALTGGASRTTWAFDAVTSDRTRALILRTGPPDDVHASMELEARVQQRAAAAGAPVPHILAADNSLAALGNPYLICEAIGGETIVRRIHRALDDTGRERLLHHCARALAAIHRADYDGVGLSASDQLAEWQDRLDEMGDTTATFEWAFRWLAAHRPAPSRQVLVHGDFRMGNLIVDDSGLAAVLDWELVHLGERYEDLAWFCIRAWRFGAPEELGAGGLGSVETFLRAYESASGEPLDRDAFRWWLTVATLRWGVICRFQAERHLSGQAESVELAAIGRRVSETEWDVLDLLEGGGPR comes from the coding sequence GTGAAGGATCGGCTCGAGGCCGTCCTGCGCCCGGTCGTGGGCGACGACGTCGCCGTCGAGAATCTGCGCGCACTGACCGGCGGGGCGAGCCGCACGACGTGGGCATTCGACGCGGTGACATCGGATCGGACGCGGGCGCTGATCCTGCGCACCGGTCCGCCCGACGACGTGCACGCGTCGATGGAACTCGAGGCGCGCGTGCAGCAGCGCGCTGCGGCGGCCGGGGCGCCGGTGCCACACATCCTGGCCGCGGACAACTCCCTTGCTGCGCTGGGCAATCCGTACCTGATCTGCGAGGCCATCGGCGGCGAGACGATCGTGCGCCGAATCCACCGCGCGCTCGACGACACCGGCCGGGAGCGACTTCTGCACCACTGCGCGCGGGCACTGGCCGCCATCCACCGCGCCGACTACGACGGTGTCGGGCTGTCGGCCTCCGACCAGCTCGCCGAGTGGCAGGACCGGCTCGACGAGATGGGCGACACCACCGCCACTTTCGAGTGGGCATTCCGCTGGCTGGCCGCCCACCGGCCGGCGCCGTCGCGCCAGGTGCTGGTGCACGGCGACTTCCGGATGGGCAACCTGATCGTCGACGACTCCGGTCTGGCGGCCGTCCTGGACTGGGAACTGGTCCACCTTGGCGAGCGGTACGAGGATCTGGCGTGGTTCTGCATTCGGGCGTGGCGGTTCGGCGCACCCGAGGAACTCGGCGCCGGCGGGCTCGGGAGCGTCGAAACTTTCCTGCGCGCCTACGAATCCGCGTCGGGCGAGCCGCTCGACCGGGACGCGTTTCGGTGGTGGCTCACTGTCGCCACGCTGCGCTGGGGCGTGATCTGCCGGTTCCAGGCCGAACGCCACCTGTCGGGGCAAGCAGAGTCCGTCGAACTCGCCGCGATAGGTCGGCGGGTGAGCGAAACCGAATGGGATGTGCTGGATCTGCTCGAAGGAGGCGGTCCGAGGTGA
- a CDS encoding DUF6285 domain-containing protein: MTWLYGRPTAAELVAAVAGFLDNDVRNATRPDSQPGDAGQVNFHARVAANVLRIVERELLDTSAGEVTDALAGIGYRDEPQLAAAIRAGELDGRAADVLPVLRTIVRHRLDVNHPGY; this comes from the coding sequence GTGACCTGGTTGTACGGCCGGCCGACGGCGGCGGAGCTCGTCGCCGCCGTCGCCGGCTTCCTCGACAACGACGTGCGCAACGCCACCAGGCCCGACAGCCAGCCCGGCGACGCCGGCCAGGTGAACTTCCACGCGCGGGTGGCGGCCAACGTGCTGCGCATCGTCGAACGCGAGCTGCTGGACACCTCGGCCGGTGAGGTCACCGACGCGTTGGCCGGAATCGGGTATCGCGACGAGCCGCAGCTGGCTGCCGCGATCCGCGCCGGCGAACTCGACGGCCGGGCGGCCGACGTGCTGCCCGTCCTGCGGACGATCGTGCGCCACCGGCTCGACGTCAACCACCCCGGTTACTGA
- a CDS encoding transposase translates to MAHSYRPVERDQQFLLPPNMADWLAADHLVWFILDAVEQLDTSAFHAGRRTGGVGRAGYDPKMLVALLIYAYASGQRSSRRIERLCADHVAYRVLCAQDAPDHTTIARFRAEHDDAFTDLFAQVLRLCAQAQMVRIESIAIDGTKIAANASKSANRSRQWVREQSRRIAEAAVSDAAAVDAAEDAAEAAAGVPAAGPPAEMKTPAGRVAAIKKAMEEIRRQDACDAEADAADQDRQEQYLQRVESGETVVGAPPAGTDQVRLWRARIAREQHRLASVINVRGTVQARARRDIGKNLRKAQAGLRRAQQDQAAGVVDRRGAVARIRDRDQARRGPTGGPVVNLTDPEARLMVEGSGGGSVQGYNSQIVSSDDHLVIGVHVSQDANDLHCWTPALAAATAQMDALGKTIGLALADNGYFTEANLTSPGPERLIAPAAAESSTGTLKTNPARALHRRICHRLMRCVTFCAIPIRHSDTNAGQRPWNPLSDTSKTASDYAATPDADSQQSPPNFTWPPQPSTSPDSTTPPDNPPIAAGRQLVTRPFTITRHLYRQFPTATHRRCGSTNRQ, encoded by the coding sequence GTGGCTCATTCTTATCGTCCGGTAGAGCGTGATCAGCAGTTTCTGTTGCCGCCGAATATGGCGGATTGGCTGGCTGCTGATCATCTGGTGTGGTTCATCCTCGATGCCGTCGAGCAGTTGGATACCTCGGCGTTTCACGCTGGTCGGCGTACCGGCGGTGTCGGGCGAGCCGGTTATGACCCGAAGATGTTGGTGGCGTTGTTGATCTATGCCTATGCCTCGGGTCAGCGGTCTTCGCGCCGGATTGAACGGCTGTGCGCTGATCATGTCGCTTACCGGGTGCTGTGCGCTCAAGACGCCCCGGATCACACCACGATCGCGCGGTTCCGCGCCGAGCACGACGACGCGTTCACCGACCTGTTCGCTCAGGTGCTGCGGTTGTGTGCCCAGGCGCAGATGGTGCGCATCGAGTCGATCGCCATCGACGGCACCAAGATCGCTGCCAACGCCTCGAAATCAGCCAATCGGTCTCGGCAGTGGGTGCGTGAGCAGTCCCGCCGGATCGCCGAAGCCGCAGTCAGCGACGCAGCCGCCGTCGATGCCGCCGAAGACGCCGCCGAGGCCGCCGCCGGTGTGCCCGCCGCGGGGCCGCCGGCGGAGATGAAGACCCCGGCCGGGCGCGTAGCCGCGATCAAAAAAGCGATGGAAGAAATCCGACGTCAGGACGCTTGCGACGCCGAGGCCGACGCTGCCGATCAGGACCGCCAGGAGCAGTATCTGCAGCGAGTCGAATCTGGTGAAACGGTGGTGGGTGCCCCGCCGGCAGGTACCGATCAGGTCCGGTTGTGGCGGGCCAGGATTGCCCGCGAACAGCACCGGCTGGCGTCGGTGATCAACGTGCGCGGGACCGTACAAGCCAGGGCGCGCCGCGATATCGGCAAGAACCTCAGAAAAGCTCAAGCTGGGCTGCGACGCGCCCAACAGGACCAGGCAGCCGGGGTGGTCGATCGGCGCGGTGCAGTCGCACGCATCCGGGATCGCGACCAGGCCCGTCGCGGCCCCACGGGAGGACCTGTGGTCAATCTGACCGACCCCGAGGCGCGGTTGATGGTCGAGGGCTCCGGCGGGGGGTCGGTTCAGGGCTACAACAGTCAGATCGTGTCTTCTGATGATCACCTCGTGATCGGGGTGCACGTATCCCAAGACGCTAACGATCTGCATTGTTGGACACCGGCTTTGGCCGCAGCAACCGCTCAGATGGATGCGTTGGGCAAGACGATCGGGCTGGCGTTGGCCGACAACGGCTACTTCACCGAAGCCAACCTCACCAGCCCCGGACCCGAGCGGCTCATCGCCCCGGCAGCGGCCGAGTCGTCCACCGGGACGCTAAAAACCAACCCAGCCAGGGCCCTCCACCGCCGGATCTGTCACCGACTGATGCGATGCGTCACATTCTGCGCGATCCCGATCAGGCACAGCGATACCAACGCCGGTCAGCGACCGTGGAACCCGTTATCGGACACCTCAAAGACCGCATCGGACTACGCCGCTACGCCCGACGCGGACTCACAGCAGTCACCGCCGAACTTCACCTGGCCGCCGCAGCCCTCAACCTCACCCGACTCCACCACGCCACCGGATAACCCGCCGATCGCCGCCGGTCGACAACTGGTCACCCGACCATTCACCATCACCAGACACCTCTACCGGCAATTCCCAACAGCCACTCACCGCCGCTGCGGCTCCACAAATCGTCAGTAA
- a CDS encoding class I SAM-dependent methyltransferase, translating into MDVTPTLSLFDDAYKSGTAPWVIGEPQPAIVDLERAGLIRGKVLDVGCGAGEHTIMLTRLGYDVVGVDFVPSAIEFARSNAAAKGVDARFEVADAMNLGNPGYDTIVDSALFHIFDEADRARYVRSLHAACRSGALVHVLALSDRGHGFGPEVSESDIRGAFGDGWVLEALDSTTYRGVIGEPHVETFGKPAGSLVDEPAWLARVRRV; encoded by the coding sequence ATGGATGTGACACCTACTCTCTCGCTATTCGACGACGCCTACAAGAGCGGCACCGCGCCCTGGGTGATCGGCGAGCCTCAACCCGCGATCGTCGACCTGGAACGAGCGGGCCTGATCCGCGGCAAGGTGCTGGACGTCGGCTGCGGCGCCGGCGAGCACACGATCATGCTCACCCGCCTGGGCTACGACGTGGTCGGCGTCGACTTCGTGCCGTCGGCGATCGAGTTCGCGCGCAGCAACGCCGCAGCCAAGGGCGTCGATGCGCGTTTCGAGGTGGCTGACGCGATGAATCTCGGCAACCCGGGTTACGACACCATCGTCGACAGCGCGCTGTTCCACATCTTCGACGAGGCGGACCGGGCGCGGTACGTGCGCAGCCTGCACGCAGCGTGCCGGTCGGGTGCGCTGGTGCACGTGCTGGCGCTGTCCGATCGCGGCCACGGTTTTGGTCCGGAGGTCAGCGAATCCGACATCCGCGGCGCCTTCGGCGACGGCTGGGTGCTGGAGGCCTTGGACAGCACGACGTATCGCGGGGTCATCGGTGAGCCGCACGTCGAGACCTTCGGCAAGCCCGCCGGCTCGCTGGTCGACGAACCAGCCTGGCTCGCCCGCGTCCGCCGGGTCTAA
- a CDS encoding nuclear transport factor 2 family protein: MTVADDTVAEVADRLFGAIESGDHDAIRRLWNDDIVVWKVADGERDKDRALRVLDWFIDTTTQRRYEILDRQLFDGGFVQQHVLHATGHNGGVIAMRVGIVIKLGANGLISRIDEYFDPAEIAPLLDQR; this comes from the coding sequence GTGACCGTTGCCGACGACACCGTCGCCGAGGTGGCAGACCGCCTGTTCGGGGCGATCGAGTCCGGCGACCACGACGCGATTCGCCGGCTGTGGAACGACGACATCGTGGTCTGGAAGGTCGCCGACGGGGAACGCGACAAGGACCGGGCGTTGCGGGTCCTCGACTGGTTCATCGACACCACGACACAGCGCCGCTACGAAATCCTCGACCGTCAACTGTTCGACGGTGGGTTCGTCCAGCAGCACGTCCTGCACGCCACCGGACACAACGGCGGGGTGATCGCGATGCGCGTCGGCATCGTGATCAAGCTGGGGGCCAACGGGCTGATCAGCCGAATCGACGAGTACTTCGACCCGGCGGAGATCGCCCCGCTGCTCGACCAACGATGA
- a CDS encoding YceI family protein, with the protein MASLSEFFSDPGSAGTWTLDPGRSTIAVKTKSMWGLVPVKGKFTEFSGEGQLTAPQTVSGRIEIKATSLRTGIRKRDEHLHSADFFEAEKFPVITAVITGADAVDGDTIDLRAELTVKDVTRPLTLRTKVVPVGDGGMRLITKAIVDRQDFTVDGNLVGMIGDKATISGDLVFRHAG; encoded by the coding sequence ATGGCAAGCCTGAGCGAGTTTTTCAGCGATCCGGGCTCGGCCGGCACATGGACGCTGGACCCCGGCCGGTCCACCATCGCGGTCAAGACCAAGTCGATGTGGGGCCTCGTGCCCGTCAAAGGCAAATTCACCGAGTTCAGCGGTGAGGGCCAACTGACCGCTCCGCAAACGGTTTCCGGCCGCATCGAGATCAAGGCCACGTCGCTGCGCACCGGGATCCGCAAACGCGACGAGCACCTGCACTCCGCGGATTTCTTTGAGGCGGAAAAGTTTCCGGTGATCACAGCTGTTATCACCGGCGCCGACGCGGTCGACGGCGACACCATCGACCTGCGCGCCGAACTGACCGTCAAGGACGTGACCAGACCGCTGACGCTGCGAACCAAGGTGGTCCCGGTCGGTGATGGCGGAATGCGGCTGATCACCAAGGCCATCGTGGATCGGCAGGACTTCACCGTCGACGGCAACCTGGTGGGCATGATCGGTGACAAGGCGACGATCTCCGGCGACTTGGTGTTCCGCCACGCCGGCTAG
- a CDS encoding Rv3143 family two-component system response regulator, with translation MVESSRPLRVLVYSDNPRTREEVRLALGKRVHPDLPELTYFDVATGPMVIRQMDQGGFDLVILDGEATPTGGMGIAKQLKDEIDDCPPILVLTGRPDDAWLARWSRAEAAVPHPIDPIRLGDAVASLLRTPVQ, from the coding sequence ATGGTCGAGTCATCGCGTCCGTTGCGGGTCCTCGTCTACAGCGACAACCCCAGGACCCGAGAAGAGGTCCGGCTCGCGCTCGGCAAGCGGGTGCATCCGGATTTGCCCGAGCTGACCTACTTCGATGTGGCGACCGGCCCCATGGTCATCCGCCAGATGGATCAGGGTGGGTTCGATCTGGTGATCCTCGACGGCGAGGCCACCCCGACCGGCGGGATGGGAATCGCCAAGCAACTCAAGGACGAGATCGACGACTGTCCACCGATCCTGGTGCTGACTGGCCGACCGGATGACGCGTGGCTGGCCCGTTGGTCGCGCGCCGAAGCCGCCGTGCCGCACCCCATCGATCCGATCCGTCTCGGGGATGCCGTGGCGTCACTGCTGCGCACGCCAGTGCAATAG
- a CDS encoding NADH-quinone oxidoreductase subunit A, with translation MDLYTPILVLGAIAAAFAVGSVAIALLVGPRRYNRAKLEAYECGIEPVPHGGPSGQPTGQRFPIKYYLTAMLFIIFDIEIVFLYPWAVAFDNLGLFALVEMLLFMATVFVAYAYVWRRGGLAWD, from the coding sequence ATGGATTTGTACACGCCAATCCTGGTGCTTGGCGCTATTGCCGCTGCGTTCGCGGTCGGCTCGGTCGCCATTGCTCTGCTGGTCGGCCCGCGGCGCTACAACCGGGCCAAGCTCGAGGCCTACGAATGCGGCATCGAGCCGGTGCCGCACGGCGGTCCGTCCGGTCAGCCGACCGGCCAGCGGTTTCCCATCAAGTACTACCTGACCGCGATGTTGTTCATCATCTTCGACATCGAGATCGTGTTCCTCTACCCGTGGGCCGTGGCCTTCGACAATCTGGGGCTGTTTGCGCTGGTAGAGATGCTGCTGTTCATGGCGACGGTGTTCGTGGCCTACGCCTACGTCTGGCGGCGGGGAGGGCTGGCATGGGACTAG
- a CDS encoding NuoB/complex I 20 kDa subunit family protein — MGLEEKLPGGILLSTVEKVAGYIRKGSLWPATFGLACCAIEMMSTASPRFDISRFGMERFSATPRQADLMIVAGRVSQKMAPVLRQIYDQMAEPKWVLAMGVCASSGGMFNNYAIVQGVDHVVPVDIYLPGCPPRPEMLLHAILKLHDKIQEMPLGVHREEAVREAEQAALAVTPTIELKGLLR, encoded by the coding sequence ATGGGACTAGAGGAGAAACTGCCCGGCGGGATCCTGCTGTCCACCGTGGAGAAGGTGGCGGGGTACATCCGCAAGGGCTCGCTGTGGCCTGCGACGTTCGGGCTGGCGTGCTGCGCGATCGAGATGATGTCGACGGCCAGCCCCCGGTTCGACATCTCCCGCTTCGGCATGGAGCGGTTCTCGGCGACGCCCCGGCAGGCCGACCTGATGATCGTCGCCGGCCGGGTCAGCCAGAAGATGGCGCCGGTGCTGCGGCAGATCTACGACCAGATGGCCGAGCCGAAATGGGTGCTGGCGATGGGGGTCTGCGCCTCATCGGGCGGCATGTTCAACAACTACGCGATCGTGCAGGGCGTCGATCACGTCGTCCCGGTGGACATCTACCTGCCGGGCTGCCCGCCTCGTCCGGAGATGTTGCTGCACGCGATCCTGAAGTTGCACGACAAGATTCAGGAGATGCCGCTCGGCGTGCACCGCGAGGAGGCGGTCCGCGAGGCCGAGCAGGCCGCGCTCGCCGTCACCCCGACCATCGAGCTCAAAGGGCTGCTGCGGTGA